The DNA segment ATAAATAATCCCGGTATTCGTACCGGGATATTCTTTTTATATCATCTGCATATGCTGAGAATCATTTCCGCGCAAAGATTTAATCTTTTCCATAATAAATTCCATACTGCATTTTTCATTATTAATTTCGGTAATCAGTGATGTCAAAAACAATTTCAGCACCGGTCTCGATAATATATTTTTCGTGAAAGTAGGAGCAACAATTGTTTTTTTAGAAACTAAATTTTCCGTTAGAGCATATTCTTTTTCAAGATTTATGTCAAGATCAAATTGTGATTTAACAGATATCGTTAAATATTTTTTAATCATCCTTCTTATTTCAGAGCTTGGTGTCATCTTAAGTATTTTTTAATATCTATAAAATATCCGTGCCATAATCCATAAAAATAAGACATTTGGCAATTTTTTATGATTGTTTAATGAAAGCTTAAAAGACGGATGGTGAGCAATAAAGCTTCAACATCCGTGCTCTAAAATAAGGATGAATAATTTACTTACCTCCACCGCCGTTTTTCTCAACATCGGTCTTGGTGTTTTCTTTCACTTTCTGGTTTCCGAAACGTTTTACAAATGATATGGAAGCACCGTACCAGTCCCATTTTGAAGAACTCCTTACAAATCCCTGCTGGTTATACGTTGTGGCATCATAATTCGGTCTCTGGAAAATATTCATCAGCTGAAGGCTGACTTCCATCTGTGTTTTAGGGAATATTTTGGTTGCAGAAATATTATGGAATACATTAGCTCTGTTGGTTGTGGAATTTCCATTATTCTGATTAGAAACTTCTACCCAGGCACTCAGGTTAATATTTTTATTAAAAAGGTTGGTGTAAGACAAATTGGTGGAAGCACTCAGGTAACTGATGTAGGCATTGCTTTTAATGCCATTTTTTGCATTAAAATCACTATTGTCGATGTAATACCATCCAAGCCCGAGATTCACGGTAAATTTATTCTTAAAGAAAGTCTGGTTGGTGTTTGCATAAAGATAATATTTGTGAACTTTCCCGGTGAAGTTAGAAGGCTGGGTAATATTAATAGTTTCTTTTTTACCATTCACATCAATTTCTTCTTTAACATAATCCGTCCAGTAATCCTGATCGGTAAACATATACCTTGCAGAGATAAAATATTTTTTCAGGATTCCAAGCTTCATATACAGCCTGTCACTTGGATTGGGGTTGAGCTCTATATTCCCACGGCTGTAAATTCCGTCGGTATTCGGGGTCATAAACGGATTAAATTCTGCGTACCAGGGTCTCCAGATATTTCTGTTGTAAGTTAAACTCAGATCATATTTATCGGAAAATGTATATTTCAGCAAAATATTAGGAAGAAAACTTCCGTAGCCGTCTTTTCGGTAAGCACTTCCTACATCCTGACGGATCCTGTAATCAATATATTCATAACGAATCCCGATTCTTGTTTCCAGCTTTTTGAAGAATGTTCTGCTGTAGTTGGCATATAACGATGTAATCTGATCTTCATAATGAAAAACGTCATTAGCACTTAGTCCGCTCAGCATGTTTCCATATAAATTATTGGGGATCAAGTTGTTGTTGAAGTTTATTTTACCGCCTACTTCAAAATTCGCACCCTCTTTTCCGATTGGTTGTGTATAATCAATCTTAGCATAATAATTTCTGTTTTCCGTATCTGTGATTACGCCCAGGTCTCTTGTGGATGATCCGTCTGCCACTGAGAAGATATTATTGATAAAATAGCTATCATCAGATTGCCCATAATAATTGGTTCCCAGATTTACATCCAGAATTTTATTTTTTTCTTTATCATACCATTTGTAGAAGATATTGGTTCCCAAATTACGGTTAAGCCCTTTTGAATTTTGGTTTTGCTCGTAAGAACTTGTGAAATCGTTATTAATGAAATCTTTTCTGTCGGCTTCAGAATTGGAGGTAGAATTGCTCTGGTAGTATTCCAGAATGATACCTACCGTATTTTTATTGTTAATTTCAAATTCCGATGTTGATGAAACCGACGGACTTTTGCTTCTTCCAATAATATAGCTGTCGATCTGGTTGGTAGAATTATCCTGATACCATGTATAAAAGCTCGAATTTCTCTGAACATAAGTATTGTCACTATAGCTTCCGATAAGCGTTTGTGTAAAATTTTTCCTG comes from the Chryseobacterium nepalense genome and includes:
- a CDS encoding outer membrane beta-barrel protein — protein: MKTILIPIALLTGILTFAQTEKDTIKTQEKEIEAVTVTARKPTVESKVDRTVFNVANSSILAGNTTWDVLRMTPLVSIDNNDAIKAEGESVTVYINDRKSVFTGKELKEYLKTIPADNLMKIEVITSPSSRYEATGTVINIVLKKRDDEGLKGSVTLNNRQNTKNSQYTNFNLNYHRKNFTQTLIGSYSDNTYVQRNSSFYTWYQDNSTNQIDSYIIGRSKSPSVSSTSEFEINNKNTVGIILEYYQSNSTSNSEADRKDFINNDFTSSYEQNQNSKGLNRNLGTNIFYKWYDKEKNKILDVNLGTNYYGQSDDSYFINNIFSVADGSSTRDLGVITDTENRNYYAKIDYTQPIGKEGANFEVGGKINFNNNLIPNNLYGNMLSGLSANDVFHYEDQITSLYANYSRTFFKKLETRIGIRYEYIDYRIRQDVGSAYRKDGYGSFLPNILLKYTFSDKYDLSLTYNRNIWRPWYAEFNPFMTPNTDGIYSRGNIELNPNPSDRLYMKLGILKKYFISARYMFTDQDYWTDYVKEEIDVNGKKETINITQPSNFTGKVHKYYLYANTNQTFFKNKFTVNLGLGWYYIDNSDFNAKNGIKSNAYISYLSASTNLSYTNLFNKNINLSAWVEVSNQNNGNSTTNRANVFHNISATKIFPKTQMEVSLQLMNIFQRPNYDATTYNQQGFVRSSSKWDWYGASISFVKRFGNQKVKENTKTDVEKNGGGGK